In Oryzias latipes chromosome 10, ASM223467v1, the genomic window CAACATGTTCTGTTCAAAGCCGTGCCAGCTCCCACACATCAGTGTGTCCCTGaacaccacagaagaagaaagtgCAGATGTACAGCAGAGGCGAGCCAAAACAACAGCTACTGCGTCTGGATCTGCAGCTGAAATCAGAGGAACTGTGGTGAATAATGTGAACCAGATGAGGAGGCGGCGGGGGGCGGAGCTGCTTTGGTACAGGTGGCGGATTCATCGGAGCgtttgtttgtctgcagaaAGCCTTTCAGCAGAGACACGCGGCGTTGCAGGCCTGCTGCAGACGGGAGGTCGCTGCTGTTTGTTCTGGAGATAACCTCACCTGATTGGTTGACCTCTGCTCTGCCCGGACGGCCGGCGGCTCGGGTTCTGGGTCACCGAAACAGACGATGACAGACGTCTCAGGAGGTTAAGGATTATGAACAGAGTGTAGAGCAGGTTGGATCAGGAGTTTAGAACCAGAAAGCAGCTCTAACCTTTCCCTGCTTCTGCTTTATGTGTCTTATAAGTCATAAATTCTGGGGATgaagtatttattttgttaactttaGAAATCccttcactttaaaaaatatttaacatttagaaGCCCTGAGGTTTACAGTCCTTCTCCCTCTTTTTTAGTAataactgtttttgtgttttttatcattatttaattgatggatttttgtttctctcttttttctttgcctttaaatgggaatttaattttttattatgattatttggAGTTTTTTCCCGATATATATTATAATTAAACATCTTATGTTTCAATTCTATGTTTGCGATCAATTCATGAAGATTTCACATACATTcttcaagtttttaaaaaaacaaattaaaatgtgagaaaactgtatttttgtttctctaaacgcctgttttagattttttacgTAAATTTTCCCCACTAGCTGGTCTTAAAGGTCAAAATGATCATGAGAAacggtgtttttttgtttttcgttGAGGCCTCGGCGCCTCACGGTATTTCTAAAACTACAAagtaaaaggaaacaaaaccttttcatCCGATCGCAGCCACAGGTACATTTTAGAATAAATGCCGTTACctgttttttttgcctaatttagcatttttagcaTTGTTATCATCAATGCTGAaaatctttaaccctttaactcctGAGCTGTCACCAGCGACGGCAAAATAACTAAGAgactaaaagataaaaatcttAACGGTAATCATCCTTAGGCTCAatcaaccctgtgaccccgaaagaggtcaagtgggtttaaaaaatgggtgggtgggtcTGTCATTTAACTACAGGAATGCATAACAcatatttggggggggggatcagGTCAAGATCTTCCCATCTACCAGAATTTCTTCCACATTTAAAATCTCTCTGCCGTCAAACGGGGCTGGGTTGAGCAGGAACCACAGAAGCGAGCGTCTGCACTCATTTGAAGGAACCGGTTTGACCGCCGAGGCTTCGTGGTCGAAGCTCCATAATCATATTTGGGGAAGTGGAATGTGGCTTTTGTCCCATTAAGGTCAGCCTCTTTATGGAGAGAAAAACAACTGCAGAGAGGAGCTGGTGGTGAAACGTCACGGCGGCTCCGGTTCTGCTGTCGGGTCAGTGGAGTCTACGTCATCCTGATGGAGATCAGGTAAATGTCCGACCGCTTTGAGCTGCGGTCCCACTGGGATGCAACACATTCTCTAGAGGATTCACGGCTCCAGGCGGCAGCCGCTGATGAGTTTGTGAAGCTCAGCCCTGGAGGGGGGTTGGACGGAGCAGCAGGCCgtgtcatgtttctgtgaacGCTCTCCAGAGCTCTGCAGAGGCTCCTCGGGGCAGCAGGACTCCTCTTTGTGTTGGGTCTGGGTTCATTTGCATACCACCCTCCTCCCCCACCTCTGGATaggctgcagctctgctggTATGTGGAAACCCACATCCCAGGACTCCCTAACCTCCCAAAGTCGAGGAGGCCGAGCTCAGAGGCAGGgcgccagcagcagcagcagcagcagcagcagcagctgaaggaCAGGAGGATTTTTTAATTGTGAGTTTGTTGGTTTGTGTCCTCTGCAGGCTGGAAATGTGGAGGTTTGCTTTGACAAAACTCGcagatttttacaattttatacTTTTGGGCTTAATGAGGCTGTAActgacatttttaattgttaatCCGTCAAAGTGAGACGTTTTCTGAAAAATTGAATTGACTGAATGctgaaattaaaagaaaatgttagttTAGCCAACAGACATGAGATTCCTTTTGACTCCTGTCGTGTTGCTGCTGGCTCTGCCTCTGAGTCTTTCCTCTGAGACTCTGTCCTCGGAGTCTTCACCAATAACCATCCAGTACCGGGTCTGGGAGGAGCAGCCCGCAGGAACCCAGGTCGGCTGTCTGCTGGACGACCTGCGGCGGAGCGATGAAGGTGGTTCTCTGGAGGAGTTCCAGGTGCTGGAGCGGGGGAAAGCCCTTCCGTTCTCTGTCAGCACTCGGGACGGGGTGGTCTCCACCCAGGGCCGGCTGGACAGGGAGCAGCTGTGCCGGGGATCAGACCTGTGTGAAGTGGCCTTCAGCGTCCTGTACAGGAAAAGCGGCGCTGTGAACTGCCTGCGGGTTCGTGTCGAGGTGATGGACCTGAACGACCACAGTCCCAGCTTCCCCAGCGCTTTGCAAGAGGTGGAGATTTCAGAAACCGCCAGCCTCGGAATGCGAATCCCTTTGGAGCGGGCGGTTGATCCAGACGCCGGAACCAACGGACTCCAGGCTTACACCCTGTCCACCAGCCTACACTTTGTTCTAGAAGTGACGAACGCTCCAGCTGGGATAAAACAGGCCGAGCTGGTGGTCATCAAAGAGCTGGACAGAGAGCTTCAGGATTCTTTTGACCTGACGATGGTGGCGTGGGATAAAGGAAACCCCGCAAAATCCGGGACCACCTCAATCCGTGTTTTAATCCAGGACTCAAATGACAACAGCCCCAAGTTTGAGGACAGTTATCCCACTGTAACGATACCTGAAGACACGGCTTTGGGGACAACCATCATCAAGCTTCGAGCATCCGACCCAGACCTGGGTCCCAACGGAGAGGTGGACTTCCTGCTGAGTAAGCTTAATTTGCCGGCAGTGCAAAAATGCTTCTATGTCGATTCTCAAACTGGAGATTTGATTGTTCAGGCCCCTTTGGATTACGAGGTCCAGTCGTCCTATGAGGTCATCATTCAGGCCGTTGATCACGGCCCCAACGCCATTCCCGCTCACTGCAAGGTGCAGGTGGAGCTGATGGATGTGAACGACAATGCACCAAGGATTCACACGGCCTGGACTTCAGACGCCTCTGACGCTGCAACGGTGATGGAAACGGCCCCGGTGGGGACTTTCGTCGCCATGGTGACCGTTAACGATGCAGACTCAAGAAAAAACGGAGAGGTTAGCCTAGCCATTAAGGACGTTTCCGTTCCTTTCCGCCTGATAAAGATGTACGGAAACATTTACAAGGTTGTTACTGATGGCAGTCTGGACCGGGAGAAGGTGATGCACTACAATGTCACGCTCCTGGCTCAGGACCACGGATCTCCACTGCTGGTTTCTGTTGAACAGCTGGGCGTTTCTGTTCTGGACGATAACGACAATGCCCCAGTGTTCTCCGCCAACATTTATAGGGCTACCCTCAAGGAGAACAGTGCTGCAGAGAACAGCATCCTCCAGCTGAAGGCCCACGATGAAGACCTCGGTCTCAACGGTAGAGTTTCGTACTACATCGGAGGCCAAAATGAAGAGATTCGTCACACACACTTTACCATCCATCCAAGATCTGGCGTCATTCGTGTCCAGCAGCCCCTAGACTATGAGGAACGGAGCAGCTACTCTTTTATTGTGGGGGCTGTGGATCACGGACACCCACCGCTGACAGGAACCACCACTGTGCAGATCGACATCGAGGATGTGAACGATAACCACCCTGTCATCAAGGAGCCAGAACCAAGAAAGGGCGTGGCCTCTGTCAGCATACCTGTCAACGCCCACAAGGGGGAGATTGTGACAGAGGTTGGGAGCGAGGCTGAGGAAAACCCCCACGTTTTACCAATAAATCCCCCCAGCAGAGAGGGGGGATTTGGGTTTCTGGCCTCAACAATTAAAGCAGAAGATCTGGACTCTGGACTCAATGGACAGCTCCAGTTCTTCATCACTGAGGGGAACCAATTTGGCCTCTTCTGGTTGGACCAAGCCACAGGGCAGCTGTACGTCAACACGACCAATGTTACTGAGCTCATTGGGAGGAGCTTCAGGATGGGCCTTACAGTGACAGACATGGGCACGCCCACTTTGGACACTACAGTGACTCTGGAGGTGGCTTTCATCAATCTGAAGGACCACCTCAGAAACTCCTCACCAGGCAACAGAGGTCAGCTGAGCTTCACCATGATGATCGCCATCTGTCTGGGTTCCACGTGCCTGCTGCTCCTGTTAGCCATCGCCTTGGTGACCACGTTCTGCCGGACAGACAAACGGGACAACCGGGCCTACAACTGCAGACAGGCGGAGTCCAGCTACACTCGACATCCTCGGCGACCGCAGAAGAGCATCAGAAAGTCGGACATTCAGCTGATCCCCGTGATCAGAGGCCGCAAGGAGGAAGCTGCTGAGGATGACGGCGAGGCCCAGCCGCTGACTCCACCCCCTCTGGCAGAAGACCAGCAACCTGAGGGTCAGTATAGCTTCATACCGTCAGCGGCGAGCGGGAACTTTTGTTCCCAGGGCCACCGAGACGAGGATGCGTTTCACCAACACCCCCACCACGGCAAGAGCCTCTGGAAACCGGGAAACATTGAGCTTGACGGGGTTTTTCCTCTGACCCCAGCCACGTCGTACGCCACCCTCCGCCAAGGCAGAAACCCTTCATCATCGTCATCTTCAGGCTCACATTCAAGCACTTTGAAGCGATACAAACCTGAAGGAAAAGAGAAGGAGCACGCAGCCTCTCAGGCGACTCTGAGGAGGCCCAAGATGTCGGCAGCTCAGGATGCAGAGCGTCAGCGGATGCTTCGTGACCTGGTTCGCCTCTCCATGGTGTTTGGAGACTCTCTGGAGCTTTCCTCAGCCTCTCCAGAGGTGCAGGTGAGAGTCTGCTTCCAGCCTTCGCTGGTTTTTCCTCAGAATGCAGCCGCTTTCACATCTTCCTACAGACTAGAAAACCGTGGAGGAGCAATTTTCCTGCCGTTTGAGGAGATGGATGTGTCTGTTTTCCATGTCATTAATGGCTCCACTTATCATCATGATggttttttaatgtcttcttATTCACATTctcctcagcagcagcagcgctaAAGCTAATGCGCCGCTGCTGGCTCTCATTTAAACACCATTTACTCCCATTTCAAAGGTTTGATCACATTTATTCCGACATGTGCTTACAGTTAGCGGTTGGATAATTAAGTGTTGCCCCCCACAGGCTTTCACATTAATTCGAAGGGAAGTCCGTTACAGAATAAGGataacagccccccccccttcaccttACAGACTTTCCCGCCTGCAGGCGGAAGTTGGATGGAGGTGTGCACGTAAATACCAATGGATCAGCATGACTATGTCACAGAGACAACCCCCCCCAAGCAGGGATATTTCTGAATATCACATATCAGAGGCATAATGAAGTGAGTGGGGGGGCTGTGTGAGACCAGCCAAAGTAAGCTGGGAGGTATTTGTGGTGTAAGCTAACACCGCTTTGACTCGCCGTTCTGTCACTGACTGATGACCCAGAATCCACTTTCACTGAGCCGAAGCGGGAGAGAAGAAAAACACGCCAGCGGGGAAAGAGCCGCTCCGAGCGGGACgccaaagcacccccccccctcccccagttATCTCTGCACGGAGAAGCAGCTGCACCACATGCagcaaaaactcaaaaaggcCAGTTTGTTTTGACTCGATCTGCCGCACAGATGTGGGAGAATCCACTGCAGTTGAACATTCTCTGCAGACTCGGAGGCTTTGTGGTTTATGTCAGCTTATAGACCAGGTTTCAGGTCAGTTTACAGGTTAGTTTACAGGTCAGTTTACATATCAGGTAACAGGTCAGGTTTCAGGTCAGTTTACAGGTCAGGTTACAGGTTAGTTTAAAGGTGAGTTTACAGGTGAGTTTACAGGTTAGTTTACAGGACAGATTACAGGTTAGTTTACAGGTCAGGTAACAGGTCAGGTTTCAGGTCAGTTTACTGGTGAGTTTACAGGTCAGGGTACAGGTCAGGTTACAGGTTAGTTTACAGGTCAGTTTACAGGTTAGTTCACAGGTTAGTTTACAGGTTAGTTTACAGATCAGGTTACAGGTTAGTTTACAGCTCAGTTTACAGGTTAGTTTACAGGTTAGTTTACAGGTCAGGATACAGGTCAGGATACAGGTTAGTTTACAGGTCAGTTTACAGGTCAGTTTACAGGTTAGTTTACAGGTTAGATTACAGGTTAGTTTACAGGTTAGTTTACAGGTCAGGATACAGGTTAGTTTACAGGTCAGTTTACAGGTTAGTTTACAGGTCAGTTTACAGGTTAGTTTACAGGTTAGTTTACAGGTCAGTTTACAGGTCAGGTTACAGGTTAGTTTACAGCTTAGTTTACAGCTTAGTTTACAGGTTAGGTTACAGGTGAGTTTACAGGTAAGGTTACAGGTCAGGTTACAGGTTAGGTTACAGGTCAGTTATAGATCAGGTAACAGGTCATGTTTCAGGTCAGTTTACAGGTCAGTTTAAAGGTGAGTTTACAGGTGAGTTTACAGGTGAGGTAACAGGTCAGGTTTCAGGTCAGTTTACAGGTGAGTTTACAGGTTAGGTTACAGGTCAGGTAACAGGTCAGGTTACAGGTTAGTTTACAGTTCAGGTTACAGGTTAGTTTACAGGTCAGTTTACAGGTTAGGTTACTGGTCAGTTTACAGATCAGGTAACAGGTCAGGTTTCAGGTCAGTTTACAGGTCAGGTTTCAGGTCAGTTTACAGGTGAGTTTACAGGTCAGGTTACAGGTTAGTTTACAGATCAGGTTACAGGTCAGGTTACAGGTTAGTTTACAGGTCAGGTTACAGGTTAGTTTACAGATCAGGTTACAGGTCAGGTTACAGGTTAGTTTACAGGTCAGTTTACAGGTTAGTTTACAGGCCAGTTTTTTTTGACTCGATCTGCCGCACAGATGTGGGAGAATCCACTGCAGTTCCACGTTCTCTGCAGACTTGGAGGCTTTGTGGTTTATGTCAGGTTATAGACCAGGTTTCAGGTCACTTTACATGTCAGGTAACAGGTCAGGTTTACTGCTGTTTACAGGTCAGTTTACAGGTCAGTTTACAGGTGAGTTTACAGGTCAGGTTACAGGTTAGTTTACAGATCAGGTTACAGGTCAGGTAACAGGTCAGGTTTCAGGTCAGTTTACAGGTGAGTTTACAGGTGAGTTTACAGGTCAGGTTACAGGTCAGTTTACAGGTTAGTTTACAGGTGAGTTTACAGGTCAGGTTTCAGGTCAGGTTTCAGGTCAGTTTACAGGTGAGTTTACAGGTGAGTTTACAGGTGAGTTTACAGGTCAGGTAACAGGTCAGGTTTCAGGTCAGTTTACAGGTTAGTTTACAGGTCAGATTACAGGTCAGGTAACAGGTCAGGTTTCAGGTCAGTTTACAGGTGAGTTTACAGGTGAGTTTACAGGTCAGTTTACAGGTCAGTTTACAGGTTAGTTTACAGGTCAGGTTACAGGTCAGTTTACAGGACAGTTTACAGGTCAGTTTACAGGTTAGTTTACAGATCAGGTTACAGGTCAGGTAACAGGTTAGTTTACAGGTCAGTTTACAGGTCAGTTTACAGGTGAGTTTACAGGTCAGGTTACAGGTTAGTTTACAGATCAGGTTACAGGTCAGGTAACAGGTCAGGTTTCAGGTCAGTTTACAGGTGAGTTTACAGGTGAGTTTACAGGTCAGTTTACATGTTAGGTTACAAGTCAGTTTACAGGTCAGGTTACAGGTTAGTTTACAGGTTAGGTTACAGGTCATGTTACAGGTCAGGTTACAGGTTAGTTTACAGGTCAG contains:
- the LOC101174513 gene encoding protocadherin-12 isoform X1, producing the protein MRFLLTPVVLLLALPLSLSSETLSSESSPITIQYRVWEEQPAGTQVGCLLDDLRRSDEGGSLEEFQVLERGKALPFSVSTRDGVVSTQGRLDREQLCRGSDLCEVAFSVLYRKSGAVNCLRVRVEVMDLNDHSPSFPSALQEVEISETASLGMRIPLERAVDPDAGTNGLQAYTLSTSLHFVLEVTNAPAGIKQAELVVIKELDRELQDSFDLTMVAWDKGNPAKSGTTSIRVLIQDSNDNSPKFEDSYPTVTIPEDTALGTTIIKLRASDPDLGPNGEVDFLLSKLNLPAVQKCFYVDSQTGDLIVQAPLDYEVQSSYEVIIQAVDHGPNAIPAHCKVQVELMDVNDNAPRIHTAWTSDASDAATVMETAPVGTFVAMVTVNDADSRKNGEVSLAIKDVSVPFRLIKMYGNIYKVVTDGSLDREKVMHYNVTLLAQDHGSPLLVSVEQLGVSVLDDNDNAPVFSANIYRATLKENSAAENSILQLKAHDEDLGLNGRVSYYIGGQNEEIRHTHFTIHPRSGVIRVQQPLDYEERSSYSFIVGAVDHGHPPLTGTTTVQIDIEDVNDNHPVIKEPEPRKGVASVSIPVNAHKGEIVTEVGSEAEENPHVLPINPPSREGGFGFLASTIKAEDLDSGLNGQLQFFITEGNQFGLFWLDQATGQLYVNTTNVTELIGRSFRMGLTVTDMGTPTLDTTVTLEVAFINLKDHLRNSSPGNRGQLSFTMMIAICLGSTCLLLLLAIALVTTFCRTDKRDNRAYNCRQAESSYTRHPRRPQKSIRKSDIQLIPVIRGRKEEAAEDDGEAQPLTPPPLAEDQQPEGQYSFIPSAASGNFCSQGHRDEDAFHQHPHHGKSLWKPGNIELDGVFPLTPATSYATLRQGRNPSSSSSSGSHSSTLKRYKPEGKEKEHAASQATLRRPKMSAAQDAERQRMLRDLVRLSMVFGDSLELSSASPEVQQISQLLSLLRQGQLQPRPNFRGNKYSHRSGRYGGQDGSDWQSTKDSGHGESEAGDVDWEPGRESPIDPQIEEGLHNLLNNPDGVFSQDSDPSWMARLSVPLTADYHDNVFVPDQPPSSETDNLARGGLSSSSSFSTFGKTPEKDGPLGGALLSEVSTLFEMLMTQKADAHPGPRPDVLYRLSAAYRRSVGLDAAAASDRRADGATHSRPPHKPAPHD
- the LOC101174513 gene encoding protocadherin-12 isoform X2, with the protein product MRFLLTPVVLLLALPLSLSSETLSSESSPITIQYRVWEEQPAGTQVGCLLDDLRRSDEGGSLEEFQVLERGKALPFSVSTRDGVVSTQGRLDREQLCRGSDLCEVAFSVLYRKSGAVNCLRVRVEVMDLNDHSPSFPSALQEVEISETASLGMRIPLERAVDPDAGTNGLQAYTLSTSLHFVLEVTNAPAGIKQAELVVIKELDRELQDSFDLTMVAWDKGNPAKSGTTSIRVLIQDSNDNSPKFEDSYPTVTIPEDTALGTTIIKLRASDPDLGPNGEVDFLLSKLNLPAVQKCFYVDSQTGDLIVQAPLDYEVQSSYEVIIQAVDHGPNAIPAHCKVQVELMDVNDNAPRIHTAWTSDASDAATVMETAPVGTFVAMVTVNDADSRKNGEVSLAIKDVSVPFRLIKMYGNIYKVVTDGSLDREKVMHYNVTLLAQDHGSPLLVSVEQLGVSVLDDNDNAPVFSANIYRATLKENSAAENSILQLKAHDEDLGLNGRVSYYIGGQNEEIRHTHFTIHPRSGVIRVQQPLDYEERSSYSFIVGAVDHGHPPLTGTTTVQIDIEDVNDNHPVIKEPEPRKGVASVSIPVNAHKGEIVTEVGSEAEENPHVLPINPPSREGGFGFLASTIKAEDLDSGLNGQLQFFITEGNQFGLFWLDQATGQLYVNTTNVTELIGRSFRMGLTVTDMGTPTLDTTVTLEVAFINLKDHLRNSSPGNRGQLSFTMMIAICLGSTCLLLLLAIALVTTFCRTDKRDNRAYNCRQAESSYTRHPRRPQKSIRKSDIQLIPVIRGRKEEAAEDDGEAQPLTPPPLAEDQQPEGQYSFIPSAASGNFCSQGHRDEDAFHQHPHHGKSLWKPGNIELDGVFPLTPATSYATLRQGRNPSSSSSSGSHSSTLKRYKPEGKEKEHAASQATLRRPKMSAAQDAERQRMLRDLVRLSMVFGDSLELSSASPEVQISQLLSLLRQGQLQPRPNFRGNKYSHRSGRYGGQDGSDWQSTKDSGHGESEAGDVDWEPGRESPIDPQIEEGLHNLLNNPDGVFSQDSDPSWMARLSVPLTADYHDNVFVPDQPPSSETDNLARGGLSSSSSFSTFGKTPEKDGPLGGALLSEVSTLFEMLMTQKADAHPGPRPDVLYRLSAAYRRSVGLDAAAASDRRADGATHSRPPHKPAPHD